The following are encoded in a window of Alkalidesulfovibrio alkalitolerans DSM 16529 genomic DNA:
- a CDS encoding S24 family peptidase, with product MYDLSTGKIFGAALKRLLGERPRGTQARLAKALGKESSYIADIKHGRGGGTEETRRYIASFLGVPYEEMLAMGRAMFKGASEGKAAFPLPEPLSAYGGEGITPVPFLEAVPSMGGESQRTSRKVKSHLAFRTDWLRTKGNPERMVVVRADGDSMHPTIPDGSIVLCDESRTGFAEGRVFLVEVGDGICIKRLRMGSSGVILVSDNGGVETPVPRGEHFRIRGRCLWTARELE from the coding sequence ATGTACGACCTGAGCACCGGCAAAATATTCGGCGCCGCGCTCAAGCGGCTGCTTGGCGAGCGGCCGCGCGGCACGCAGGCGCGGCTGGCAAAGGCCTTGGGCAAGGAATCGTCCTACATCGCCGACATCAAGCACGGCCGGGGCGGCGGCACAGAGGAAACGCGGCGTTACATCGCCAGTTTCCTGGGCGTGCCCTACGAGGAGATGCTGGCCATGGGGCGGGCCATGTTCAAGGGCGCGAGCGAGGGCAAGGCCGCCTTTCCCTTGCCCGAGCCCTTGTCAGCCTACGGCGGGGAAGGCATAACCCCGGTGCCGTTCCTCGAGGCCGTGCCAAGCATGGGTGGCGAGAGTCAGCGCACCTCTCGCAAGGTCAAGTCACACTTGGCGTTTCGCACCGACTGGCTGCGTACCAAAGGCAACCCCGAGCGCATGGTCGTGGTCCGGGCCGACGGCGACTCCATGCATCCCACGATCCCCGACGGCAGTATCGTGCTCTGCGACGAGTCGCGCACCGGTTTTGCCGAGGGCCGCGTCTTTCTCGTGGAGGTCGGCGACGGCATCTGCATCAAGCGGTTGCGCATGGGGTCTTCGGGGGTGATCCTTGTCTCGGACAATGGCGGCGTCGAGACCCCGGTGCCCAGGGGCGAGCACTTCCGCATCCGCGGCCGCTGCCTGTGGACCGCGCGCGAACTCGAGTAG
- a CDS encoding methyl-accepting chemotaxis protein, which produces MGIRLKFILPLVVTVLVLGVVSFVVVTRQLDEMTVMNVREQAEAKAREVQNGIDQAATAALELASSFSQLPDVLEAYEFAHMGNLDDENDPLAQTARAMLRAKLSGAAAGYKAVFGKNLELHFHLPTARSLVRLWREKNHRVGDRWVDVSDDLKSFRPTVIEVNRTGRPVKGIEVGRGGFAIRGLAPIKDTSGRQLGSVEALADFDAVLASAAADEGNLILYMNADLLSIATSLQDPAKNPVLDGRFVQVTQMRDTSLGALVSAAFLAKAASAPSIEDHGSISLSGFPVRDYRGEQIGVIVHALDTAAAQGIIGGVKNVVVGVMVALLVIPGLLVAVLVTRYVLSPVRRIVGVIQDIAQDKADLKQEIDVRQRDEIGELATWFNRLMRKIDAVMCESEGYVNMLNAVPDPIFAVDDDFKMLMANKATEKLLGKSLEEMKKHRCADLFRTESCGTDNCPIHQAKQIQGFFTAEVINIGSSEKPHFIKPTGDVVHDCHGRKVGYVEVARDVTEMVLQERLLTENMERLEKVNAEISEAASRVSSTAGHLSQAFERITADAARQRDHVMGTAGAMNEMNSTVMEVARNASETAEFAGDARKRAEAGAKVVANVVAAIGQVRQQALSMKDGMGELGRMAEGIGQIMNVITDIADQTNLLALNAAIEAARAGEAGRGFAVVADEVRKLAEKTMNATKEVGEAITSIQEGAKRNVRDVDGAAKAVEAATELAGHAGESLAEIVRLVAQTTDRVHSIASAAEQQSATSEEINRSIADISRIADETAQAVDESSRDVQTLAELAGRLKSMAG; this is translated from the coding sequence ATGGGCATCAGGTTAAAGTTCATTCTGCCGCTCGTGGTCACAGTGCTCGTGCTCGGCGTCGTGAGTTTCGTGGTCGTCACGCGTCAGCTCGACGAAATGACCGTCATGAACGTGCGCGAACAGGCCGAGGCCAAGGCCCGGGAGGTGCAAAACGGCATCGACCAAGCCGCGACCGCCGCCCTTGAACTCGCGTCCTCCTTCTCGCAGCTTCCCGACGTGCTCGAAGCGTACGAATTCGCGCACATGGGGAATCTCGACGATGAGAACGACCCCTTGGCCCAGACCGCGCGCGCCATGCTCAGGGCCAAGCTTTCCGGCGCGGCCGCCGGATACAAGGCCGTGTTCGGCAAGAACCTGGAGTTGCACTTCCATCTGCCCACGGCGCGAAGCCTGGTGCGGTTGTGGCGTGAGAAAAACCACCGCGTGGGCGATCGCTGGGTGGACGTTTCCGACGACCTCAAGTCGTTTCGCCCCACAGTCATCGAAGTCAATCGCACCGGACGGCCGGTCAAGGGAATCGAGGTCGGCCGGGGCGGTTTCGCCATCCGGGGCCTCGCGCCCATCAAGGACACGTCCGGCAGACAGCTCGGCTCGGTCGAGGCCCTGGCCGATTTCGACGCCGTGCTGGCCAGCGCCGCCGCGGACGAAGGCAACCTCATCCTCTACATGAACGCGGACCTGCTCTCCATCGCAACCAGCTTGCAGGACCCTGCGAAGAATCCCGTGCTCGACGGCCGCTTCGTGCAGGTCACGCAGATGCGCGACACGAGCCTCGGTGCTCTGGTGAGCGCCGCTTTCCTGGCCAAGGCTGCGTCCGCCCCGTCCATCGAGGATCACGGGAGCATTTCGCTGTCCGGCTTCCCGGTCCGCGATTACCGCGGCGAGCAGATCGGCGTCATCGTCCACGCGCTCGACACGGCGGCCGCGCAGGGCATCATCGGCGGAGTCAAAAACGTCGTCGTCGGCGTCATGGTCGCCTTGCTCGTGATCCCGGGTCTGCTCGTGGCCGTGCTCGTGACCCGCTACGTGCTTTCGCCGGTGCGCCGCATCGTGGGCGTCATCCAGGACATCGCCCAGGACAAGGCGGACCTGAAACAGGAAATCGACGTGCGCCAGAGGGACGAGATCGGTGAACTGGCAACTTGGTTCAACCGGCTGATGCGCAAGATCGACGCCGTGATGTGCGAGTCCGAGGGGTACGTGAACATGCTCAACGCCGTGCCCGACCCGATCTTCGCCGTGGACGACGATTTCAAGATGCTTATGGCCAACAAAGCCACAGAGAAATTGCTCGGCAAGTCGCTCGAAGAAATGAAGAAACACCGTTGCGCGGACCTCTTCAGGACCGAGTCCTGCGGCACGGACAACTGCCCAATTCACCAGGCCAAGCAGATACAGGGCTTCTTCACGGCCGAGGTCATCAACATCGGCAGCAGCGAGAAGCCGCATTTCATCAAGCCCACGGGCGACGTGGTGCACGACTGTCACGGCCGCAAGGTCGGCTATGTGGAGGTCGCGCGAGACGTGACCGAGATGGTTTTGCAGGAGCGTTTGCTGACGGAGAACATGGAGCGTCTGGAAAAGGTCAACGCCGAGATATCCGAGGCCGCCAGCCGCGTCTCCTCGACCGCCGGGCACCTCTCGCAGGCCTTCGAGCGGATCACGGCCGACGCCGCGCGCCAGCGCGATCACGTCATGGGTACGGCCGGAGCCATGAACGAGATGAACTCCACGGTCATGGAAGTTGCCCGCAACGCCTCGGAGACGGCCGAATTCGCCGGCGACGCGCGCAAGCGCGCCGAGGCCGGGGCCAAGGTCGTGGCCAACGTGGTCGCGGCCATCGGGCAGGTGCGGCAGCAGGCCTTGTCCATGAAGGACGGCATGGGCGAACTCGGGCGCATGGCCGAGGGCATCGGCCAGATCATGAACGTCATCACGGACATCGCGGACCAGACCAACCTGCTGGCTCTGAACGCAGCCATCGAGGCGGCGCGAGCGGGCGAGGCCGGACGCGGTTTCGCCGTGGTCGCGGACGAGGTGCGCAAGCTCGCCGAGAAAACCATGAACGCCACCAAGGAAGTGGGCGAGGCCATCACCTCCATCCAGGAAGGGGCCAAGCGCAACGTGCGCGACGTGGATGGCGCGGCCAAGGCCGTGGAGGCCGCCACGGAACTGGCCGGCCACGCAGGCGAGTCGCTGGCCGAGATCGTCAGGCTCGTGGCCCAGACCACGGATCGCGTGCACTCCATCGCTTCGGCCGCCGAGCAGCAGTCCGCGACCTCCGAGGAGATCAACCGCAGCATCGCGGACATCTCGCGCATCGCCGACGAGACCGCGCAGGCCGTGGACGAATCCTCACGCGACGTGCAGACCCTGGCCGAACTGGCGGGACGCCTTAAATCCATGGCCGGATAG
- a CDS encoding sensor histidine kinase: MRLRKLYSIRRGIALVVLLAVLPALFIIWRTGLQQREAAEAEARSRALNLAVSLAELQERTTESTRTLLATLARVPEVEAFDHEAMSALFARLLSENPLYVNIVATDTTGDIVAAGTPFVGINLADRKHFQDAIRSKDFAAGEFIVSRTASEAAFPFSLPLIDANGEARGVLIVALRLASFAESVQRLNVADNVVLGVLDGKGIRLFYWPPTATNPPGQPIRGEVWQAISSGGAEGLTVQEGSDGVRRIYAWRKLRLSPLDEPYMHIVVGVPEAEAYAEAAALTRRNLLLVGLAALLALALAWVGGGAIVARRIERISETAQRIARGDFDARTGLGDLGGELEGLARSFDAMAESLARRHDEQAAAEETIRASLAEKEMLLREIHHRVKNNMQVVMSLISLQQAEVGAEGADAMRRMHARVRAMALVHERLYMSRNLGEIEMRDYLPTLVQQIAASYRAEAGNVEVAAETESMRFPLDTAIPFGLLVNELVTNALKHAFVASGKGRVRILLARRGKEAELLVEDDGKGLPEGFDARGATSLGMQLVFGLVSQLGGRLDIGNRGARGASFKVLFPLDSDSEEHSGA; the protein is encoded by the coding sequence ATGCGACTGAGAAAACTCTACTCCATACGACGCGGCATCGCTCTGGTTGTGCTCTTGGCCGTTCTGCCAGCGCTGTTCATCATCTGGCGCACGGGTCTGCAACAACGCGAGGCGGCCGAGGCCGAGGCCCGAAGCCGCGCCTTGAATCTCGCCGTCAGTCTGGCCGAGCTACAGGAGCGCACCACGGAATCGACGCGCACGCTGCTCGCCACCCTGGCGCGCGTCCCCGAAGTGGAGGCCTTCGACCACGAGGCCATGAGCGCGCTCTTCGCCCGTCTCTTGAGCGAGAATCCTTTGTACGTGAACATCGTAGCCACCGACACCACGGGCGACATAGTGGCTGCGGGCACGCCCTTCGTGGGGATCAACCTCGCAGACCGTAAGCATTTTCAGGACGCGATCCGCAGCAAAGACTTCGCCGCAGGCGAATTCATCGTCAGCCGTACGGCCTCCGAGGCGGCCTTCCCCTTTTCGCTTCCGCTCATCGACGCCAATGGTGAGGCGAGAGGCGTGCTCATCGTCGCCTTGCGTCTGGCCTCCTTCGCCGAGAGTGTGCAGCGTTTGAATGTGGCCGACAACGTCGTTCTGGGCGTTCTCGACGGAAAGGGCATCAGGCTGTTTTATTGGCCGCCCACGGCTACAAATCCGCCCGGCCAACCCATCCGGGGAGAAGTCTGGCAGGCCATTTCCAGCGGCGGGGCGGAAGGACTCACGGTCCAGGAAGGCTCGGACGGCGTGCGCCGCATCTATGCCTGGAGAAAGCTGCGACTTTCGCCCCTGGACGAGCCCTACATGCACATCGTTGTCGGCGTGCCCGAGGCCGAAGCCTATGCGGAGGCCGCTGCGCTCACGCGGCGAAACCTTTTGCTGGTCGGTCTTGCGGCGCTTTTGGCCCTCGCCTTGGCCTGGGTCGGAGGCGGCGCGATCGTCGCCAGACGCATCGAGCGCATCAGCGAGACGGCCCAGCGCATCGCACGCGGCGATTTCGACGCCCGCACCGGCCTGGGCGATCTGGGGGGCGAGTTGGAAGGACTGGCGCGGTCCTTCGACGCCATGGCCGAAAGCCTAGCCAGGCGGCACGACGAGCAGGCTGCGGCCGAGGAGACCATCCGCGCTTCCCTGGCCGAGAAGGAGATGCTGCTGCGCGAGATCCATCACCGGGTCAAGAACAACATGCAGGTCGTCATGAGCCTCATCAGCCTGCAACAGGCTGAGGTAGGCGCTGAGGGGGCCGACGCCATGCGCCGCATGCACGCCCGTGTGCGGGCCATGGCCCTGGTCCACGAGCGGCTGTACATGTCGCGGAATCTGGGCGAGATTGAGATGCGCGACTACCTGCCGACCCTGGTGCAGCAGATCGCCGCCTCGTACAGGGCCGAGGCAGGCAACGTGGAGGTCGCGGCCGAAACGGAGTCCATGCGGTTCCCGTTGGACACGGCCATTCCCTTTGGGCTCCTTGTCAACGAATTGGTGACCAACGCCCTCAAGCACGCCTTCGTGGCGAGTGGCAAGGGCAGGGTCCGCATCCTTCTTGCCCGACGCGGCAAGGAGGCCGAACTGCTGGTGGAGGACGACGGAAAAGGCTTGCCCGAGGGGTTCGACGCGCGCGGAGCAACTTCGCTTGGCATGCAACTCGTGTTCGGGCTCGTCTCGCAGCTTGGCGGCAGGCTGGACATCGGGAACCGGGGAGCGCGCGGAGCGTCGTTCAAGGTTCTCTTCCCGCTCGATTCCGATTCGGAGGAGCATTCCGGGGCGTAA
- a CDS encoding DUF2318 domain-containing protein, with protein sequence MPRIFTISLILAAFLAVSAVPGQAFFGLFSSGKSLTLADGKALIPLDGLKTGEARFFTVPLDGKTIKLFALKTPDGRVRTAFDACDVCWHAHKGYAQDGDFMVCVYCGMRFHVMRVGDVSGGCNPAPLPSTVEGKNVVITEAALRTGAGFF encoded by the coding sequence ATGCCCCGCATTTTCACAATCAGCCTGATTCTTGCCGCGTTTCTGGCCGTATCGGCCGTCCCGGGACAGGCCTTTTTCGGCCTCTTCAGTTCCGGCAAAAGCCTGACCTTGGCCGACGGCAAGGCGCTCATCCCGCTCGACGGCCTGAAGACGGGCGAGGCGCGATTCTTCACCGTGCCGCTGGACGGCAAGACCATCAAGCTGTTCGCCCTGAAGACGCCCGACGGACGGGTGCGCACGGCCTTCGACGCCTGCGACGTGTGCTGGCACGCGCACAAGGGCTATGCCCAGGACGGAGACTTCATGGTCTGCGTCTACTGCGGCATGCGCTTTCATGTCATGCGCGTGGGCGACGTCTCGGGCGGCTGCAACCCCGCGCCGCTGCCTTCGACCGTGGAAGGCAAGAACGTCGTGATCACGGAAGCCGCCCTGCGCACGGGCGCGGGCTTCTTCTAG
- a CDS encoding ABC transporter permease, with product MGILLIPWRNLRRKPLRTALMILVFAAGVAAVSALATLSTQVGDNLEAKMSAYGANILVTPKRESLHVSYGGMQLGDVSYDVGALNAEATVAAIRSIHHRDRLAAVAPKLALLAQVDGQSVGVIGVDFDQELRIKSYWWPEGEMPKEPFHVLAGAHAARALGLSPGSEVVLMDRPFVVAGVLNVTGGDDDNVIFADITALQDATGKPGAAHFVEIAALCAGCPIEDITDQLEAALPNAEVITMQQVVRERMMTVDFVQRLAAGISAVILLTACVMIGLSIFTSVNERIHEIGLLRALGFSKGSVFAVFSLEAVGMGLVAGVLGQIGGMFASERLAGLVGLGDAAIATFDPLHFVLALVVVPLLAALAALPPALKAARVEPSQALVML from the coding sequence ATGGGCATTCTGCTCATTCCCTGGCGTAATCTGCGCCGCAAGCCCTTGCGCACGGCCCTGATGATCCTCGTCTTCGCGGCGGGCGTGGCCGCGGTCTCGGCCTTGGCCACGCTCTCCACCCAGGTGGGGGACAATCTCGAAGCCAAGATGAGCGCCTACGGGGCCAATATTCTGGTCACGCCCAAGCGCGAGAGCCTGCATGTGAGCTACGGCGGCATGCAACTCGGCGACGTTTCCTACGACGTGGGCGCGCTGAACGCCGAGGCCACGGTGGCCGCCATCCGCTCCATCCACCATCGCGACCGTCTGGCCGCCGTGGCCCCCAAGCTGGCCCTGCTGGCCCAGGTGGACGGGCAGAGCGTGGGCGTCATCGGCGTGGATTTCGACCAGGAGCTGCGCATCAAGAGCTACTGGTGGCCAGAGGGCGAGATGCCCAAGGAGCCTTTCCACGTCCTCGCGGGCGCGCATGCGGCCCGCGCGCTCGGACTTTCGCCGGGTTCGGAAGTCGTCCTCATGGATCGCCCCTTCGTCGTGGCCGGGGTGCTGAACGTCACTGGCGGCGACGACGACAACGTCATCTTCGCGGACATCACGGCCTTGCAAGACGCGACGGGCAAGCCCGGCGCGGCCCACTTCGTGGAGATCGCGGCCCTGTGCGCGGGCTGTCCCATCGAGGACATCACGGATCAACTCGAAGCCGCCCTGCCCAATGCCGAGGTCATCACCATGCAGCAGGTGGTGCGCGAGCGCATGATGACCGTGGATTTCGTGCAGAGGCTCGCGGCCGGGATATCGGCCGTGATTCTGCTCACGGCCTGCGTGATGATCGGACTGTCCATCTTCACCTCGGTCAACGAGCGCATCCACGAAATAGGCCTGTTGCGCGCCCTGGGCTTCTCCAAGGGCAGCGTCTTCGCGGTCTTTTCGCTCGAAGCCGTGGGCATGGGGCTCGTGGCGGGCGTGCTCGGCCAGATCGGCGGGATGTTCGCCTCCGAGCGTCTGGCCGGGCTCGTCGGTCTTGGCGATGCGGCCATCGCGACCTTCGACCCGCTGCACTTCGTCCTGGCGCTTGTGGTGGTGCCGCTTCTCGCGGCCCTGGCCGCCCTGCCTCCGGCGCTCAAGGCCGCGCGGGTGGAGCCGTCGCAGGCCCTGGTCATGCTGTAG
- a CDS encoding ABC transporter ATP-binding protein gives MQTPLLEAREIVKSYRGEAAQAPALRGASLSVAEGEFVCIVGRSGSGKSTLLNVLSTLLKADSGELVYQGRDLTRATETELNRLRGSDFGMVFQMHHLLPYLTTLENVLLPFMKGLSPIPEKRRERAREVLSLVGLASKQDRLPGQLSGGEQQRVAIARALAAGPSVLFADEPTGSLDKTTGRGIMELLKRINATGVTVVMVSHDPEYAAQASRRITIDDGLVVPDAA, from the coding sequence ATGCAGACCCCGCTTCTCGAAGCCCGCGAGATCGTCAAGTCATATCGGGGCGAGGCCGCCCAGGCCCCGGCCCTGCGCGGCGCGTCATTGTCCGTGGCCGAGGGCGAGTTCGTGTGCATCGTGGGCCGCTCGGGTTCGGGCAAGTCCACGCTTCTGAACGTCCTGTCCACGCTGCTCAAGGCGGATTCCGGCGAGCTCGTGTACCAGGGCCGGGACCTGACCCGCGCCACGGAGACGGAACTGAACCGCCTGCGGGGAAGCGACTTCGGCATGGTCTTTCAGATGCACCACCTGCTTCCCTACCTGACCACGCTCGAAAACGTGCTCCTGCCTTTCATGAAGGGGCTTTCCCCGATCCCGGAAAAGCGCCGCGAGCGCGCCCGCGAGGTGCTGTCCCTGGTGGGGCTCGCGAGCAAGCAGGACCGCCTGCCGGGCCAACTCTCCGGCGGCGAGCAGCAGCGCGTGGCCATCGCCAGGGCGCTGGCGGCAGGACCCTCGGTGCTCTTCGCCGACGAGCCCACGGGCAGCCTGGACAAGACCACGGGCCGGGGGATCATGGAGCTTTTGAAGCGCATCAACGCCACGGGCGTCACCGTGGTCATGGTCAGCCACGACCCGGAATACGCCGCCCAGGCCAGCAGGCGCATCACCATCGACGACGGCTTGGTCGTTCCCGACGCGGCCTGA
- the mtgA gene encoding monofunctional biosynthetic peptidoglycan transglycosylase, which yields MGRYVVWPDVAALSEEKPDKTAFMRWREAQWEEASRDKTIQWTWTPLARIPTHVVLAVTIAEDDKFWHHDGFDFPAMEQALRRNIEAGRVAAGGSTITQQLAKNLYLSPSKSPLRKAKEAILAYRLERTLHKQRILELYLNVAEWGDGVFGIEAAARHHYKVSASALTPNQAAHLAAVLPNPLKWSPTKPSPGVAARARLYLSRMQRRL from the coding sequence GTGGGTCGCTACGTCGTATGGCCGGACGTGGCCGCGCTGAGCGAGGAGAAGCCGGACAAAACCGCCTTCATGCGCTGGCGCGAGGCGCAGTGGGAAGAGGCGAGCCGGGACAAGACTATCCAGTGGACCTGGACGCCGCTTGCCCGCATCCCCACGCACGTTGTCCTGGCCGTGACCATCGCCGAGGACGACAAGTTCTGGCACCACGACGGCTTCGATTTCCCGGCCATGGAACAGGCGTTGCGACGCAACATCGAAGCGGGACGCGTGGCCGCGGGCGGCAGCACCATAACCCAGCAGCTCGCCAAGAACCTCTACCTGAGTCCGTCCAAAAGCCCCTTGCGCAAGGCCAAGGAGGCCATCCTGGCCTACCGCCTGGAACGAACACTGCACAAGCAGCGGATACTGGAGTTGTACCTCAACGTGGCCGAATGGGGCGACGGCGTCTTCGGTATCGAGGCGGCCGCGCGCCACCACTACAAGGTCTCGGCATCGGCCCTGACGCCGAACCAGGCCGCGCACCTGGCGGCGGTGCTGCCAAACCCCCTCAAATGGTCGCCGACCAAGCCCTCGCCGGGCGTGGCCGCGCGTGCGCGCCTGTACCTCTCGCGCATGCAGCGACGGCTGTAG
- a CDS encoding sulfite exporter TauE/SafE family protein: MITTATLCAVTLLAGFTQGISGFGSVLLVMPVAALLFGMPVAIPLTGIVALSLNITLLTALRREMRGRDIAPILVGLVPGFPLGVMVLRQAEPVVLEAILATLVLCFALYSLLPGRAKPRPWGGRAGFAVGVLSGGLGGSIGANGPPVVAYLASQGLPKDRVRAAMAAYFLLTGCIITSTHVVFGLVTSQVLELFAFALPCLALGAFLGTRYCARVSEAAYRRLVTLFLLGLGTLMAGRVLLQ, encoded by the coding sequence ATGATCACCACAGCCACCCTGTGCGCCGTCACCCTTCTGGCAGGCTTCACCCAGGGCATCTCGGGCTTCGGCTCGGTGCTCCTGGTCATGCCCGTGGCCGCACTGCTCTTCGGCATGCCCGTGGCCATCCCCCTGACCGGCATCGTGGCCCTGAGCCTGAACATCACGCTGCTCACGGCCCTGCGCCGCGAGATGCGTGGCCGCGATATCGCGCCGATCCTGGTCGGCCTCGTTCCAGGCTTCCCTCTTGGCGTTATGGTGCTCAGACAGGCCGAACCCGTGGTCCTCGAAGCCATCCTGGCCACGCTCGTCCTGTGCTTCGCCCTGTACTCGCTGCTGCCGGGCAGGGCGAAGCCCCGGCCGTGGGGTGGCAGGGCCGGATTCGCCGTGGGCGTGCTGTCCGGCGGGCTTGGAGGCAGCATCGGGGCCAACGGCCCGCCCGTGGTCGCCTATCTCGCCTCGCAAGGGCTGCCCAAGGACCGCGTGCGCGCGGCCATGGCCGCCTATTTCCTGCTCACAGGGTGCATTATCACCAGCACGCACGTAGTATTCGGACTCGTCACCTCGCAGGTGCTCGAACTTTTTGCCTTTGCCCTTCCGTGCCTGGCCCTGGGCGCTTTCCTGGGAACCCGGTACTGCGCGCGGGTGAGCGAGGCAGCCTACCGCCGCTTGGTCACACTTTTCCTGCTGGGTCTGGGAACGCTCATGGCCGGACGCGTGCTGCTGCAGTAG
- a CDS encoding HDOD domain-containing protein, with translation MGVINIEDVQPGMVLAADLRTTQGRLLLPLGSPITSEHLRIARIWGITEADVQGVSEADAERDALSRLDPEVRKLLDALSGWRFSCCDLSLAPVRQLMRLFMQRAARGATRGKAADLVARYRGPRIPPDVLKAPLPAEKPTCADILKKELGLASLPTIFNEIVEAVKSPKSSAAHIAEVIGKDPSIASRLLRLVNSAFYGFQSQIDTLSRAVAIVGTIQITNLAMGIAVTTSFKGIPEEHLDLRAFWEHSIAVGVMARLLASHARVPGEERLFVAGLLHDIGRLVMVRNFPDLAADAVRRAMASGKPMDDVERVVWGFSHARLGSLLMHEWKLPEGLRKAVDMHHVPFKADAEVEAALIHVADVTAHALGFGHSGSRLVPPLFAEAWKRIGLPISILPTLAAQTENQMRDLMRVFLEDHAAVA, from the coding sequence GTGGGCGTCATCAACATCGAGGACGTGCAGCCGGGCATGGTCCTGGCCGCCGATCTGCGCACGACGCAGGGCAGGCTTTTGCTGCCCCTGGGGTCGCCGATCACCTCGGAGCATCTGCGCATCGCGCGTATCTGGGGGATAACCGAGGCCGACGTGCAGGGCGTCTCCGAAGCCGACGCCGAGCGCGACGCCCTGTCGCGCCTGGACCCCGAGGTCAGAAAGCTCCTCGACGCCCTGTCCGGTTGGCGCTTTTCCTGCTGTGACCTGAGTCTCGCGCCCGTGCGCCAGCTCATGCGCCTGTTCATGCAGCGCGCAGCCAGGGGGGCCACGCGCGGCAAGGCCGCCGACCTCGTGGCCCGCTACCGGGGCCCCAGGATTCCTCCCGATGTCCTGAAAGCGCCGCTCCCGGCCGAGAAACCGACCTGCGCCGACATTCTCAAGAAGGAACTCGGGCTGGCCTCGCTGCCCACGATCTTCAACGAGATCGTTGAGGCCGTGAAGAGTCCCAAGAGTTCGGCCGCCCATATCGCCGAGGTCATCGGCAAGGATCCAAGTATTGCCTCGCGCCTGCTGCGCTTGGTCAACAGCGCCTTCTACGGCTTTCAGTCGCAGATCGACACCTTGTCGCGCGCCGTGGCCATCGTGGGGACAATCCAGATCACCAACCTGGCCATGGGCATCGCCGTGACCACGAGTTTCAAGGGCATTCCCGAGGAGCATCTGGATCTGCGCGCTTTCTGGGAACACAGCATTGCCGTGGGAGTCATGGCCCGCCTCCTGGCCTCACACGCCCGCGTGCCCGGCGAGGAACGGCTTTTCGTGGCCGGGCTTTTGCACGACATCGGTCGCCTGGTGATGGTCCGCAATTTTCCCGATCTGGCCGCCGACGCGGTGCGCCGCGCCATGGCGAGCGGCAAGCCCATGGACGACGTGGAGCGGGTCGTGTGGGGTTTTTCCCACGCTCGGCTGGGCAGCCTCCTGATGCACGAATGGAAATTGCCCGAGGGGCTGCGCAAGGCCGTGGACATGCACCACGTTCCGTTCAAGGCTGACGCCGAGGTGGAGGCCGCCCTGATACACGTGGCCGACGTCACGGCGCATGCCCTGGGCTTCGGCCACAGCGGGTCCAGGCTCGTTCCGCCGCTTTTCGCCGAGGCCTGGAAGCGCATTGGCCTGCCCATCAGTATCCTGCCGACCCTCGCGGCTCAGACCGAAAACCAGATGCGCGACCTGATGCGGGTCTTTTTGGAGGATCATGCCGCCGTCGCCTGA